One region of Juglans microcarpa x Juglans regia isolate MS1-56 chromosome 7S, Jm3101_v1.0, whole genome shotgun sequence genomic DNA includes:
- the LOC121240401 gene encoding monocopper oxidase-like protein SKU5 — MPASSFFVVLLSCFPIAALAGDPFVFFDWTVSYITASPLGVKQRVIGINGHFPGPILNVTTNWNVVVNVKNNLDEPLLLTWDGIQHRKNSWQDGVSGTNCPIPAGWNWTYQFQVKDQIGSFFYFPSLSFQRAAGGYGGVIINNREVIPLPFGMPDGDITIFISDWYTKSHKELRKDVEKGTDLGVPDGILINGLGPYRFDEAVVPDGIAYQTINVEPGKTYRLRVHNVGISTSLNFRIQDHNLLLVETEGSYTVQQNYTDMDIHVGQSYSFLVTMDQNASHDYYVIASSRFVNSSALVRATGVAILHYFNSLGPASGPLPDLPNEYDSYFSMNQARSIRWNVSAGAARPNPQGSFKYGQITVTDVYVILNRPPELIDGKWRTTLNGISYLPPSTPIKLAQQFNLLGVYKLDFPNRLMNRPPKMDTSLINGTHKGFMEIIFQNNDTTVQSYHMDGYAFFVVGMDFGVWTENSRGTYNKWDGVARCTTQVFPGAWTAILVSLDNAGLWNLRAENLNSWYLGQEVYVNVVNPENDGTEVPLPENTIYCGLLSSLQSDQAHRIKFSGAPSSSDVSRRILVIVVIAFLGTCIG, encoded by the exons ATGCCAGCTTCATCCTTCTTTGTTGTCCTTCTCTCCTGCTTCCCAATTGCCGCCTTGGCAGGTGACCCTTTTGTGTTCTTCGATTGGACTGTCTCCTACATCACTGCTTCCCCACTTGGAGTTAAACAACGG GTGATTGGGATTAATGGGCATTTTCCAGGACCAATTCTCAATGTCACTACGAATTGGAATGTTGTTGTCAATGTCAAGAATAACCTTGATGAGCCGTTGCTACTCACATG GGATGGCATACAACATAGGAAGAACTCTTGGCAAGATGGTGTTTCAGGGACTAATTGTCCAATTCCTGCTGGTTGGAATTGGACATATCAGTTTCAGGTTAAAGATCAAATAGGGAGTTTCTTTTACTTCCCTTCCCTAAGCTTTCAGAGAGCTGCAGGTGGATATGGGGGAGTCATCATCAACAACAGAGAAGTGATTCCACTGCCCTTCGGGATGCCAGATGGAGATATTACAATCTTCATTAGTGACTGGTATACTAAGAGTCATAAG GAACTAAGGAAGGATGTTGAAAAAGGAACTGACCTTGGAGTTCCGGATGGTATCCTCATTAATGGACTTGGTCCCTATCGCTTTGATGAGGCAGTTGTTCCAGATGGCATTGCTTACCAGACAATAAACGTTGAACCAG GAAAAACATACCGCCTCCGGGTGCACAATGTTGGTATTTCAACTAGCTTGAATTTCCGAATACAAGATCATAACTTACTTCTTGTGGAGACTGAAGGATCTTACACAGTTCAGCAGAACTACACAGACATGGATATTCATGTGGGTCAGTCATACTCATTCTTGGTCACGATGGATCAAAATGCTAGCCATGACTACTACGTGATTGCAAGTTCGCGGTTTGTCAATTCATCTGCTTTGGTTAGGGCTACTGGAGTTGCCATTTTGCATTACTTCAACTCTCTAGGACCTGCTTCAGGTCCTCTTCCTGATCTTCCTAATGAATACGACTCTTATTTCTCAATGAATCAAGCAAGATCCATAAG GTGGAATGTCTCTGCTGGTGCTGCTCGTCCAAACCCACAGGGATCTTTCAAATATGGTCAAATTACAGTTACGGATGTATATGTGATCCTCAATAGACCTCCAGAGCTTATAGATGGGAAGTGGCGTACTACCCTCAATGGTATTTCATATTTGCCACCTTCAACACCCATAAAGCTTGCGCAGCAGTTCAACTTGCTGGGAGTCTACAAGCTGGATTTCCCGAATAGATTGATGAACAGGCCTCCCAAAATGGATACATCTCTAATTAATGGTACTCACAAAGGATTTATGgaaatcatctttcaaaacaATGATACAACTGTCCAGAGCTACCACATGGATGGCTATGCATTCTTTGTTGTGGG TATGGATTTTGGAGTGTGGACAGAGAATAGCAGAGGCACTTACAACAAATGGGATGGTGTTGCTCGCTGCACTACACAG GTCTTTCCTGGAGCTTGGACAGCCATTTTAGTTTCTCTTGACAATGCCGGCCTTTGGAACCTTCGTGCAGAGAATCTTAATTCATGGTATCTGGGGCAAGAAGTTTATGTGAATGTAGTAAACCCAGAGAATGATGGCACTGAAGTTCCTTTGCCTGAAAATACTATATATTGCGGCTTACTTTCATCGTTACAAAG TGATCAGGCTCACAGAATCAAGTTCTCTGGTGCACCGTCTTCATCAGATGTAAGTAGAAGAATTTTGGTTATAGTAGTGATAGCATTCTTAGGAACTTGCATAGGGTAA